In the genome of Pempheris klunzingeri isolate RE-2024b chromosome 3, fPemKlu1.hap1, whole genome shotgun sequence, one region contains:
- the LOC139199441 gene encoding SERTA domain-containing protein 2-like has translation MLANGVKRKLDEDEDVLEEERRPLAAGGGPSQASYTLRRQTVLNVSLMKLYGPRMGVDLGLRRRVLINNIIRRIHEDFRREGGVGALFFSAAPPVAAAAGEDAGYRQAPPPPSSFSILSSPLSGLSALDSCLTPASLLEEDLPMFFTLPPSSSSQHHQHHHHSLRTPPTPPKDSFSSALEEIEELCPSSSSSSSSGPPPPPPTRVVFDVVMKEEGRGLQENRLEKPPPPPLPAPPPPPSPSSSGSFLTDFALDDVLFTDIDTSMYDLGPCPPPPPGAPPSKVAPVVMADDLVRSMSGFGAAGAGAQNQPFKMDLAELDHIMEVLVGS, from the coding sequence ATGTTGGCTAACGGGGTGAAGCGGAAACTGGACGAGGACGAGGATGTTTTGGAGGAAGAGCGGCGCCCCCTGGCGGCGGGCGGCGGCCCGTCGCAGGCGTCCTACACGCTGCGGCGGCAGACGGTGCTCAACGTGTCCCTCATGAAGCTGTACGGGCCGCGGATGGGCGTCGACCTCGGCCTGCGGCGCCGCGTCCTCATCAACAACATCATCCGCCGCATCCACGAGGACTTCAGGCGGGAAGGAGGCGTCGGCGCTCTCTTCTTCTCGGCCGCACCGCCGGTCGCCGCCGCCGCCGGTGAGGACGCAGGCTACCGACAAGCTCCGCCTCCTCCGTCCTCCTTCAGCATCCTGTCGTCGCCGCTGTCGGGACTGTCGGCGCTGGACTCCTGCCTGACGCCGGCCTCGCTGCTGGAGGAGGACCTGCCCATGTTCTTCACCCTGCCgccatcttcctcctcccaacaccatcagcatcatcatcactcCCTGAGGACGCCGCCAACGCCGCCCAAAGACAGCTTCTCCTCGGCCCTGGAGGAGATCGAGGAGCTCTGTccctcctcttcgtcttcctcctcctccggcccGCCGCCACCTCCTCCTACTCGGGTCGTGTTTGATGTCGTCATGAAGGAGGAGGGGCGGGGCTTACAGGAGAACAGGTTAGAGAAacccccgcctcctcctcttcctgctcctcctcctcctccctctccgtcCTCCTCGGGCTCCTTCCTCACTGACTTCGCCCTGGACGACGTCCTCTTCACAGACATCGACACCTCCATGTACGACCTCGGCCCCTGCCCACCGCCGCCGCCGGGAGCGCCGCCGTCCAAGGTGGCCCCCGTCGTGATGGCGGACGACCTCGTGCGGTCGATGTCGGGGTTCGGCGCCGCGGGGGCCGGCGCTCAGAACCAGCCTTTTAAAATGGACCTGGCTGAGCTGGACCACATCATGGAGGTGCTGGTGGgcagctga